A DNA window from Theobroma cacao cultivar B97-61/B2 chromosome 5, Criollo_cocoa_genome_V2, whole genome shotgun sequence contains the following coding sequences:
- the LOC18600330 gene encoding histidine-containing phosphotransfer protein 1 has protein sequence MDVVKLQKQLVDYRASLYHEAFLDEQFTQLQELQDENNPDFVVEVVSLFFEDSERLLNELAKALEQQSIDFKRVDAHVHQLKGSSSSIGAQRVQKVCITFRNYCEEQNVEGCLKCLQQVKHEYSLVKTKLETMFKLQQQILAAGGSIPM, from the exons ATGGATGTGGTTAAGTTGCAAAAGCAGTTAGTTGACTACAGAGCCTCACTCTATCATGAG GCTTTCCTGGACGAGCAATTTACACAACTTCAGGAACTCCAAGATGAGAATAACCCAGATTTTGTGGTTGAAGTGGTGTCTCTTTTCTTTGAAGATTCTGAAAGACTTCTTAATGAACTGGCTAAAGCTCT AGAGCAGCAGAGCATAGATTTCAAAAGGGTGGATGCTCATGTCCACCAGTTGAAGGGTAGCAGCTCCAg CATTGGTGCTCAGAGAGTTCAGAAAGTCTGCATAACCTTCCGCAACTACTGCGAGGAGCAGAATGTGGAAGG GTGTCTTAAATGTCTCCAACAAGTGAAGCATGAGTATTCCCTTGTGAAAACCAAGCTTGAAACCATGTTCAAG CTTCAACAACAGATCTTGGCCGCCGGAGGCTCAATTCCTATGTAA